The Lewinellaceae bacterium genome has a segment encoding these proteins:
- the fucP gene encoding L-fucose:H+ symporter permease — MVERRYLVPFILVTSLFFLWGFANDITNPMVSAFKKILELNNTQASWVQAAFYGGYFTMALPAAIFIKRFSYKKGILLGLALYATGALLFWPAAAYEQFGFFLAALYILTFGLAFLETTANPYILAMGEEKTATQRLNLAQAFNPIGALSGLFVAQTFILGALQSDDLDVNGLSVYETLSTAAKASVKTADLMVIRNPYVALGGVVILMLVLIMLSKMPENKDPAAHNVKLGASLKRLFSNSTVVEGIVAQMFYVGAQIMCWTYIYQYAETLGIDNQSAVKYAMTALGVFLVGRWLCTFLLKYVSPGKLLTLFAILAIVFTLGAIFIRGMGGLYSLVGISFFMSLMFPTIYGITLKGLGEDAKFASAFLVMAIVGGAFMPILQGMILDLGGTGYADISILGVPEVNFSFILPAICFLVVAIFGYRSRNYHHD, encoded by the coding sequence ATGGTGGAAAGAAGATACCTTGTCCCTTTTATCCTGGTGACCTCCCTATTCTTTTTATGGGGCTTTGCCAACGATATTACCAACCCCATGGTTTCGGCTTTTAAGAAGATCCTGGAGTTGAACAATACGCAGGCTTCCTGGGTGCAGGCAGCCTTTTACGGGGGCTATTTTACCATGGCCCTTCCTGCCGCGATTTTCATCAAAAGATTTTCCTATAAAAAGGGCATTCTGTTAGGTCTCGCGCTTTATGCTACGGGAGCATTGCTTTTTTGGCCGGCGGCAGCCTATGAACAATTCGGCTTTTTTCTGGCTGCACTTTATATCCTGACTTTTGGGCTCGCTTTCCTCGAAACGACTGCAAATCCTTATATTCTGGCGATGGGAGAAGAAAAAACGGCCACCCAACGACTGAACCTGGCGCAGGCGTTTAATCCCATCGGGGCACTGTCGGGGTTGTTTGTTGCTCAGACATTTATCCTGGGAGCCCTCCAGTCAGATGATCTGGATGTTAATGGTCTCTCCGTTTATGAGACGCTTTCGACTGCGGCCAAAGCCAGTGTAAAAACTGCTGACCTGATGGTTATTAGAAATCCTTATGTTGCTTTGGGAGGAGTAGTCATCCTGATGCTGGTGCTCATAATGTTGTCTAAAATGCCGGAAAACAAAGATCCTGCTGCTCATAATGTAAAGCTTGGAGCCTCCCTGAAACGCTTGTTCAGCAATTCCACAGTGGTGGAAGGTATTGTGGCACAGATGTTTTATGTTGGGGCCCAGATCATGTGTTGGACTTACATTTACCAATACGCCGAAACGCTGGGCATCGATAACCAGTCGGCGGTGAAATATGCGATGACAGCCCTGGGTGTTTTTTTAGTGGGCCGATGGTTATGCACCTTCCTGTTGAAATACGTGTCGCCGGGTAAGTTATTGACCCTCTTTGCCATCCTGGCCATTGTTTTCACCCTGGGCGCCATTTTTATCCGGGGAATGGGCGGTCTGTATAGCCTGGTTGGCATCTCTTTTTTTATGTCTTTGATGTTCCCCACCATTTACGGGATTACGCTCAAAGGGTTGGGTGAAGATGCTAAATTCGCCTCCGCGTTTTTGGTCATGGCCATTGTGGGCGGAGCCTTCATGCCTATTTTACAGGGAATGATCCTGGATCTTGGCGGAACGGGATATGCAGATATCAGCATCCTCGGCGTTCCCGAAGTGAATTTTTCCTTCATTTTACCGGCGATTTGTTTTTTGGTCGTAGCCATTTTCGGTTATCGGTCGAGGAATTACCATCACGATTAA
- a CDS encoding SDR family oxidoreductase has translation MELGLTDKVYIVTGGAKGIGAGIVRAIAEEGGIPVIIGRTPDVGAALAEELKAKGHKAFVVTKELGTPESCRDSISETLELTGRIDGLINNAGANDGVGLEYGTPEAWMDSLARNLHHYYYLAHYALPELKKNRGTIVNISSKTAVTGQGGTSAYAAAKGAQLALTREWAVELLPYGIRVNAILPAEVMTPLYEKWLKTFQNSEEKLADITRNIPLGNRMTTADEIASMAVYLLSDKAGHITGQHLFVDGGYVHLDRALLGLE, from the coding sequence ATGGAGTTAGGTTTAACAGATAAAGTTTATATCGTTACCGGAGGTGCTAAAGGTATTGGAGCGGGCATCGTGCGCGCCATTGCGGAGGAAGGCGGCATTCCTGTGATCATAGGCAGAACACCAGATGTTGGAGCAGCCCTGGCAGAAGAGTTGAAAGCAAAAGGTCACAAGGCTTTTGTTGTAACCAAAGAATTGGGCACACCTGAAAGTTGCCGCGATTCCATATCGGAAACCCTGGAACTGACCGGCCGCATTGACGGGCTGATCAATAACGCCGGCGCCAATGACGGGGTTGGCCTGGAATACGGAACGCCTGAGGCATGGATGGATTCCCTGGCCAGGAATTTGCACCATTATTATTACCTGGCCCATTATGCTTTGCCGGAGTTGAAAAAGAACAGGGGAACGATCGTCAATATCAGTTCCAAAACAGCGGTTACCGGCCAGGGCGGGACTTCTGCTTATGCTGCGGCCAAAGGCGCCCAGTTGGCACTGACCAGGGAATGGGCAGTTGAATTATTGCCCTACGGCATCCGGGTGAATGCCATTCTTCCTGCCGAAGTGATGACGCCTCTTTACGAAAAATGGTTGAAAACTTTTCAAAATTCAGAAGAGAAACTTGCTGACATCACCAGGAATATTCCTTTGGGAAACAGGATGACAACAGCGGACGAAATTGCTTCCATGGCGGTTTATTTATTATCTGACAAAGCAGGACATATCACCGGCCAGCATCTTTTTGTGGATGGAGGTTATGTGCACCTGGATCGGGCACTTTTGGGTTTGGAATAG
- a CDS encoding amidohydrolase family protein, producing MKIDAHNHFWEFDPVRDAWIDASMKGIRRDFLPLEFKEVLERNGLDGTVAVQADQSRQETLFLLDLAEKNDFIKGVVGWVDLQAEDIEQQLEQYEKFPLLKGFRHIAQAEKDDFLVSGKFVRGMAALAATDFTFDLLVYPNQLPAAVELAGMFPNQPFVLDHIAKPLIKKRAIDGWKKGIRELAAHENVMCKISGLVTEADWEQWEAADFSPYLEGVTEAFGTERLMFGSDWPVCLLAAEYSRVLRIVEDHFRYFSESEINQFFGENAITFYNL from the coding sequence ATGAAAATCGACGCACACAATCATTTTTGGGAATTCGATCCGGTTCGCGATGCGTGGATCGACGCCTCCATGAAGGGGATTCGGAGGGATTTTCTTCCATTGGAATTTAAGGAGGTTTTGGAACGTAACGGATTGGATGGAACCGTAGCCGTGCAGGCCGACCAGTCCAGGCAGGAAACCCTGTTTTTGTTGGATCTCGCCGAAAAAAACGATTTCATCAAAGGCGTGGTCGGATGGGTAGACCTGCAGGCTGAGGATATTGAGCAGCAATTAGAGCAGTATGAAAAATTTCCCTTGCTCAAAGGGTTCCGCCATATTGCCCAGGCTGAAAAGGATGATTTTTTAGTGTCTGGAAAATTTGTGCGTGGGATGGCAGCCCTGGCCGCTACCGATTTCACCTTCGATCTGTTGGTTTATCCGAACCAACTTCCGGCAGCGGTGGAATTGGCGGGGATGTTTCCCAACCAGCCTTTTGTGCTCGACCATATCGCGAAACCCTTGATAAAAAAACGAGCAATAGACGGGTGGAAAAAAGGCATTCGTGAGCTGGCGGCTCATGAAAATGTAATGTGTAAAATATCAGGACTGGTCACTGAGGCAGATTGGGAACAGTGGGAAGCCGCAGATTTTAGCCCCTATCTTGAGGGAGTAACGGAAGCCTTTGGCACGGAAAGATTGATGTTCGGTTCCGACTGGCCTGTTTGTTTGCTGGCAGCTGAATATAGCAGGGTGTTAAGGATTGTTGAAGATCATTTCAGATATTTTTCTGAATCAGAAATAAACCAATTTTTTGGCGAAAATGCCATCACATTTTATAACCTTTAA
- a CDS encoding fumarylacetoacetate hydrolase family protein — protein sequence MKLIRFGAPGAEKPGVQLANGNRIDVSGFGEDYDENFFGTDGPGRLRTWLGKNEKQCPVVGEDIRLGAPLVRPSKIVCVGLNYAKHAAESGMDIPKEPVLFFKATSAMVGPNDDLIIPKGSKKTDWEVELAIVIGKKASYVSEEDAIGHIAGYVLHNDYSERSFQIERSGQWVKGKSCDTFAPVGPFIATPDEIEDPNNLNLWLKLNGEMMQNSSTSDFVFNVQEVVSYISQFMTLLPGDIISTGTPFGVGLGLKPPKYLKPGDVVELGIAGLGTSRQMVRSYESIR from the coding sequence ATGAAATTAATAAGATTCGGCGCACCGGGAGCCGAAAAACCCGGGGTGCAACTGGCTAATGGAAACAGGATTGATGTCTCCGGTTTTGGGGAAGATTATGATGAAAATTTTTTCGGAACGGACGGACCGGGGAGATTGAGGACATGGTTGGGAAAAAATGAAAAGCAATGCCCTGTCGTAGGGGAAGACATCCGGCTGGGCGCACCTTTGGTCAGACCCTCGAAGATCGTTTGCGTAGGGTTGAATTACGCCAAACATGCTGCGGAGAGTGGTATGGATATTCCAAAAGAACCGGTATTGTTCTTCAAAGCCACCTCTGCTATGGTAGGTCCAAATGATGACCTGATCATCCCTAAAGGAAGTAAAAAAACGGATTGGGAAGTCGAACTGGCTATCGTGATCGGGAAGAAGGCGAGTTATGTTTCCGAGGAGGATGCTATTGGTCACATAGCCGGTTATGTGTTGCATAATGATTACAGCGAACGTTCCTTCCAGATTGAAAGATCAGGACAATGGGTGAAAGGAAAAAGCTGCGATACTTTCGCACCGGTTGGGCCATTTATTGCTACTCCTGATGAAATTGAAGACCCGAATAACCTGAATTTATGGTTGAAACTGAACGGAGAAATGATGCAAAACAGCTCTACTTCCGATTTTGTTTTTAATGTCCAGGAAGTCGTGAGTTATATCAGTCAGTTTATGACCCTGCTGCCCGGCGACATCATTTCCACCGGCACGCCCTTTGGGGTAGGTTTAGGGCTGAAGCCTCCCAAATATCTAAAACCGGGGGATGTCGTTGAACTGGGTATTGCAGGGCTTGGAACTTCAAGGCAAATGGTGAGGAGTTATGAGTCAATTAGGTAA
- a CDS encoding SDR family oxidoreductase encodes MKKDKKTVIVTGGASGIGFAIVSRFVESGDTVHVLEVNAENARKNLSGFKDGINFHQCDVSNTDQVRQVVDEIAAEAPIDILVNNAGIAHVGNVENTQPEDLDRLYSVNIKGIYNCMHCVVPHMKKNGGGVILNMASIAASVGILDRFAYSMTKGAVLSMTLSVAKDYLKDNIRCNCISPARIHTPFVDGFLKANYPDRQEEMFDKLSKTQPIGRMGKPEEVAALAFFLCSDEASFLTGTDYPIDGGFIKLNGQ; translated from the coding sequence ATGAAAAAAGATAAGAAAACGGTCATCGTTACGGGCGGCGCCAGCGGGATCGGTTTTGCCATCGTCAGCCGATTTGTAGAATCCGGGGACACTGTTCATGTATTGGAGGTCAATGCCGAAAATGCCAGGAAAAATCTCTCTGGGTTTAAAGACGGGATCAATTTCCATCAATGCGATGTTTCAAACACGGATCAGGTCAGGCAGGTGGTCGATGAAATTGCAGCAGAAGCACCGATTGATATTTTGGTCAACAATGCAGGAATAGCCCATGTTGGCAATGTGGAAAATACCCAGCCCGAGGACCTGGATCGCCTGTATTCCGTAAACATCAAAGGTATCTACAACTGTATGCATTGTGTCGTACCTCATATGAAAAAGAATGGAGGAGGAGTGATTCTGAACATGGCCTCCATCGCCGCTTCAGTGGGCATTTTGGATCGCTTTGCGTATTCAATGACCAAAGGGGCTGTTTTGTCGATGACCTTATCTGTGGCCAAAGATTACCTGAAGGACAACATCCGCTGTAATTGTATTTCCCCCGCGAGGATACACACGCCTTTTGTGGACGGCTTCCTCAAAGCCAATTATCCCGACCGGCAGGAGGAAATGTTTGACAAACTGTCCAAAACCCAACCCATAGGCCGAATGGGCAAACCAGAGGAAGTCGCTGCTCTGGCCTTTTTCCTCTGCTCTGACGAAGCCTCTTTCCTGACGGGAACGGATTACCCTATTGATGGAGGGTTTATAAAATTGAACGGGCAGTAG